In Collimonas arenae, a single genomic region encodes these proteins:
- a CDS encoding efflux transporter outer membrane subunit, which translates to MRLLKMLGSVPLLSVIAGCVVGPTYQAPSPTTSSQAVLPQFQSALPTQAGTGSAATDLTRWWSQFDDPLVAELVTTAETSNPSVAQALARIKQARATAVTTGSALYPSVAADASSTRSKSLSGLTGSLGNVATISTSNSATFDASWELDLFGGKRKAADAANARVFARDADWYGAKVSLAAEVGSTLVNYRACVATTAMLAQDLTSREQTAQLTALKVKAGFTAPADGALINASTADARQKLIVQRADCDLDIKALVALTDIPEPVLRTKLAVNQRLPQPRGFVVESVPAQVLSQRPDIAVAERELAAASAEINVAEANRYPSISLLGSIGIGGFRFDGSSARSDTWSFGPSFKLPIFDAGQRKAQADLARGRYDEAYAGYQQQVRTAVREIEEALVRLDAAARREEDAALASREYESYYRANDDKFKAGSGSLFELEDARRTFLAAQQTVISVQHDHVTAWIALYKALGGGWRNETEQTAQQTTPASQSQSTPNSDRS; encoded by the coding sequence ATGCGTTTACTAAAGATGCTCGGCAGCGTACCCCTGCTGTCCGTGATCGCCGGTTGTGTGGTTGGGCCTACCTATCAGGCGCCCTCGCCAACGACTTCATCGCAAGCTGTATTGCCGCAATTCCAAAGCGCTTTGCCGACACAGGCAGGGACCGGCAGCGCTGCGACCGATCTGACGCGCTGGTGGTCGCAATTCGACGATCCGCTGGTGGCTGAACTGGTCACCACTGCTGAGACCAGCAATCCAAGCGTGGCGCAAGCGCTGGCGCGCATCAAGCAGGCGCGCGCCACGGCGGTTACTACCGGCAGTGCGCTCTATCCTTCGGTCGCTGCCGATGCCAGCAGCACACGCAGCAAATCTCTCAGCGGCCTTACCGGGAGTTTAGGCAACGTCGCCACAATCTCTACCAGCAACAGCGCCACCTTCGACGCCAGCTGGGAGCTTGATCTGTTTGGCGGCAAGCGTAAAGCGGCTGACGCTGCCAATGCGCGCGTCTTTGCCCGTGATGCCGACTGGTATGGCGCCAAGGTATCGCTGGCGGCCGAAGTCGGCAGCACGCTGGTGAATTACCGGGCCTGCGTGGCGACCACGGCGATGCTGGCGCAAGACCTGACTTCGCGCGAACAGACCGCGCAGCTTACCGCACTCAAGGTCAAGGCCGGCTTTACGGCGCCGGCGGACGGTGCCTTGATCAACGCATCGACCGCCGACGCCCGGCAAAAACTGATTGTGCAGCGCGCCGATTGCGACCTTGACATCAAGGCGCTGGTGGCGCTGACCGACATCCCCGAACCTGTCTTGCGCACCAAACTGGCAGTCAACCAGCGTTTGCCGCAACCGCGTGGTTTTGTGGTCGAGAGCGTGCCCGCGCAGGTATTGTCGCAGCGGCCTGATATTGCGGTCGCCGAGCGCGAACTGGCTGCGGCTAGCGCTGAAATCAACGTCGCTGAAGCCAATCGGTATCCCAGCATTTCACTGCTAGGCAGCATCGGCATCGGCGGCTTCCGTTTCGACGGCAGCAGCGCCCGCTCCGATACCTGGTCGTTCGGTCCATCGTTCAAGCTGCCAATCTTTGACGCCGGCCAACGCAAGGCGCAGGCCGACCTGGCGCGTGGCCGCTATGACGAGGCGTATGCCGGCTACCAGCAGCAAGTGCGGACCGCTGTGCGGGAAATCGAAGAGGCGCTGGTGCGGCTGGATGCCGCAGCAAGGCGCGAAGAAGATGCCGCGTTGGCGTCACGCGAATATGAAAGCTACTACCGCGCCAACGACGACAAGTTCAAGGCCGGCAGCGGCAGCCTGTTTGAGCTGGAGGACGCGCGCCGTACTTTCCTGGCTGCGCAGCAAACGGTAATCAGCGTGCAACATGACCATGTTACTGCCTGGATTGCACTGTACAAGGCCCTTGGCGGCGGCTGGCGCAATGAGACGGAACAGACTGCGCAGCAGACTACGCCGGCCAGCCAGTCGCAAAGCACGCCAAACTCCGATCGTTCTTAA
- a CDS encoding septal ring lytic transglycosylase RlpA family protein yields MIPRLPRRRFRPFVYAGFCACLLQLPTVQAAVFVDAAPATQRANQTTAANNDLTPPVAPDQKTAMPQSEDCSPASRKNTIANNDRPTKHIQRGTASWYGKKLHGRRSASGERFDMHAMTAAHPSLPLRSWVLVRNLSNGKMAILKVNDRGPFRSKRILDVSYSAAKQLGFAGKGTTRVEVRPLSANEMPLVKAQVEQGIPTSLPDVKCDQTD; encoded by the coding sequence ATGATCCCTCGCCTTCCGCGCCGGCGATTCCGCCCGTTTGTCTATGCGGGATTCTGCGCCTGCCTGTTGCAACTACCGACAGTACAAGCGGCTGTGTTCGTCGATGCCGCACCGGCAACGCAGAGGGCCAATCAAACAACGGCTGCAAATAACGATCTGACACCGCCTGTAGCACCGGATCAAAAAACCGCCATGCCGCAATCCGAAGATTGCTCACCGGCGTCCAGGAAAAACACGATTGCCAATAACGACCGTCCGACAAAACACATCCAGCGCGGCACGGCGTCCTGGTATGGAAAAAAGCTGCATGGGAGACGCTCCGCCAGCGGCGAACGCTTCGATATGCATGCAATGACGGCAGCTCATCCCAGTCTGCCGTTGCGTAGCTGGGTGCTGGTGCGAAATCTCAGCAACGGCAAGATGGCGATACTCAAAGTAAACGACCGCGGGCCGTTCCGTAGCAAACGCATACTGGATGTGTCCTACAGCGCAGCCAAACAGCTGGGCTTCGCCGGCAAAGGTACGACGCGGGTCGAAGTGCGGCCGCTGTCGGCCAATGAAATGCCTTTGGTGAAAGCACAGGTAGAACAGGGAATCCCGACATCACTGCCAGATGTGAAATGCGACCAAACGGACTAG
- a CDS encoding organic hydroperoxide resistance protein, whose protein sequence is MSKIEKVLYTGKTHTTGGRDGVARSDDGRLDIKLSPPGSHGTGTNPEQLFAAGWSACFIGAMGRAAKDKNFSLPAGTAVDAEVDLGTASDGFLLQARLDVSLPGLSRDVAQDLIDAAHQICPYSKMSRGNIDVTVTLA, encoded by the coding sequence ATGAGCAAGATCGAAAAAGTTCTCTATACCGGCAAGACACATACCACTGGCGGTCGCGATGGCGTTGCCCGCAGCGACGATGGCCGTCTCGACATCAAGCTGTCTCCTCCTGGCAGCCACGGCACAGGCACCAACCCGGAGCAGCTCTTCGCCGCCGGCTGGTCGGCCTGCTTCATTGGCGCCATGGGGCGGGCAGCCAAGGACAAGAACTTCTCCCTGCCAGCCGGCACCGCCGTCGATGCCGAAGTCGACCTCGGCACCGCAAGCGACGGGTTCCTCTTGCAAGCTCGCCTTGACGTGAGTTTGCCCGGTCTGTCGCGCGATGTTGCACAAGATCTCATCGATGCTGCGCATCAGATCTGCCCATATTCAAAGATGAGCCGCGGCAACATCGATGTGACCGTCACCCTGGCCTAA
- a CDS encoding low molecular weight protein-tyrosine-phosphatase, with protein MIDHILVVCIGNICRSPMAEALLRRDFPQKTIRSAGIGALVGHAADPSAVRIMQQQGIDIQAHRAQSLAGWMISQANLILTMERDQKRHIEMLYASAKGKVLLLGETGKYEIPDPYKEDFASFQRTYQLIAQGVGELSRKIQRTEETNTTRQRVVSNAVAVNSNSI; from the coding sequence ATGATCGATCACATACTGGTAGTCTGCATCGGCAATATCTGTCGTAGCCCGATGGCGGAAGCCTTGCTGAGACGTGATTTTCCGCAGAAAACCATACGTTCGGCCGGGATCGGTGCGCTGGTGGGACATGCGGCTGATCCGTCCGCGGTGCGCATTATGCAGCAGCAGGGCATCGATATCCAGGCGCACCGAGCACAGAGCCTGGCCGGCTGGATGATCAGCCAAGCCAATCTGATCCTGACCATGGAGCGGGACCAAAAACGGCATATCGAGATGCTGTACGCGTCGGCTAAGGGCAAGGTATTACTGCTCGGCGAAACAGGAAAATATGAAATTCCTGATCCCTATAAGGAAGATTTCGCTAGTTTTCAGCGGACCTATCAGTTGATCGCGCAAGGGGTGGGCGAACTGTCTAGAAAAATCCAGCGTACTGAAGAAACGAACACAACCAGACAACGTGTTGTTTCAAATGCCGTTGCTGTAAATTCAAACTCAATATAA
- a CDS encoding alpha/beta fold hydrolase, with protein sequence MSKIIKTNRRLVLAAVFALAGAQFALTGTAQAHSASALPNVTATANRELASFKSIKQIDAGDLNVGYVDEGPADGPVVILLHGWPYDINSFVDVVPMLTKAGYRVIVPHLRGFGTTRFLDANAVRNGEPAALASDVVALMDALKIDKATLAGYDWGARTADIVAALWPQRVKGLVSVSGYLIGSQESGKQALPPAAEQQWWYQFYFSTERGRAGYEKNHHDFAKLIWKTASPQWHFDDAIFDRSAAALENPDHAAITVHNYRWRLGLANGEAKYNELEARLAKLPSIAVPTITMEGDANGAPHPEPAAYAKRFTGKYKHVLVAGGIGHNLPQEAPRAFADAVIEIDHL encoded by the coding sequence ATGAGCAAAATCATCAAGACCAATCGCCGCCTCGTCCTCGCCGCTGTGTTCGCCCTTGCCGGTGCACAATTCGCATTGACAGGAACGGCCCAAGCGCATTCGGCAAGCGCTTTGCCGAACGTGACTGCAACGGCAAACCGGGAACTGGCTAGCTTCAAGTCCATCAAGCAGATCGATGCCGGCGACCTCAATGTTGGCTATGTCGACGAAGGCCCTGCCGATGGTCCCGTCGTCATCCTGCTGCACGGCTGGCCATATGACATCAACAGCTTCGTCGACGTTGTGCCCATGCTGACCAAGGCCGGCTATCGCGTGATCGTGCCCCACCTGCGCGGCTTCGGCACGACGCGCTTTCTGGACGCCAATGCTGTGCGCAACGGTGAACCGGCAGCGCTGGCCTCCGACGTCGTCGCGCTGATGGATGCGCTGAAGATCGACAAGGCCACCCTTGCCGGTTACGACTGGGGTGCCCGTACAGCCGATATCGTCGCTGCGCTGTGGCCGCAGCGTGTCAAGGGATTGGTTTCCGTCAGCGGCTATTTGATCGGTAGCCAGGAATCTGGCAAACAAGCCTTGCCGCCGGCGGCTGAACAGCAATGGTGGTACCAGTTCTATTTCTCCACCGAGCGCGGCCGCGCCGGCTACGAAAAAAATCACCACGATTTCGCCAAGCTGATCTGGAAAACTGCGTCGCCGCAATGGCATTTCGATGACGCCATTTTCGACCGTAGTGCTGCGGCTCTGGAAAATCCGGACCACGCCGCTATTACAGTCCACAACTATCGCTGGCGTCTCGGCCTGGCGAATGGCGAAGCGAAGTACAACGAACTGGAAGCACGATTGGCGAAACTCCCATCCATAGCAGTGCCAACCATCACGATGGAAGGCGACGCCAATGGTGCGCCGCACCCCGAGCCTGCGGCATATGCCAAGCGCTTCACCGGTAAGTACAAGCATGTGCTCGTCGCAGGTGGTATTGGTCACAACTTGCCACAGGAAGCGCCGCGAGCCTTTGCCGATGCCGTGATCGAAATCGACCACCTCTAA
- a CDS encoding polysaccharide biosynthesis/export family protein: protein MSEQVESDRKAIGSVPTIMPITAQLVQDERVLRERKTGQDLSLLITKATPYRIASGDILSVVVWDHPELSTPAMATPNASSSIDSGTTPPGYVIDSNGLVQFPYIGPTKLAGLTEQQARDLLAGKLARYVKKPDLTLRVQAYRSQRVYIEGEVKTPGIQPITDIPMTLPQALNSAGGILPSGDQSQISINRGGKSYRIDLPLLLQHKVDLAGIMLDNGDVVNVLAREESKVFVLGEVSKPVTLTLRNGRLSLNEALGEAGGVNVLSSNAGSVYVVRNAGADKPLVYHLDASSPVAFALAENFELQAKDVVYVDASKLAAWSRVMSLILPSALSVTNAVQAGK from the coding sequence ATGAGCGAGCAGGTTGAATCGGACCGGAAAGCGATCGGCTCGGTGCCGACGATCATGCCGATCACTGCGCAACTGGTGCAGGACGAGCGGGTGCTGCGTGAACGGAAAACGGGACAAGACCTCAGTCTGCTGATTACCAAGGCGACGCCATACCGCATAGCGAGCGGCGATATTCTGTCGGTCGTGGTGTGGGATCATCCGGAACTGTCGACGCCGGCGATGGCTACACCGAATGCCTCATCTAGCATAGACAGCGGCACTACGCCGCCGGGCTATGTCATCGATAGCAATGGTTTGGTGCAATTCCCATATATTGGGCCGACCAAACTGGCCGGCCTGACCGAGCAGCAAGCGCGCGATCTTTTGGCTGGAAAACTGGCGCGCTACGTCAAGAAGCCTGACCTGACCTTGCGCGTGCAGGCTTATCGCAGCCAGCGCGTCTATATCGAAGGCGAAGTGAAAACACCGGGGATCCAGCCCATCACTGATATTCCCATGACCTTGCCGCAAGCGCTTAACAGTGCCGGCGGCATCTTGCCTAGCGGCGATCAAAGCCAGATCAGCATCAACCGCGGTGGCAAGAGCTACCGTATCGACCTGCCGCTGCTGCTGCAACACAAGGTCGATCTGGCCGGCATCATGCTAGATAACGGCGATGTGGTGAATGTACTGGCACGGGAAGAAAGCAAAGTCTTTGTGCTAGGCGAAGTCAGCAAGCCGGTCACGCTGACGTTGCGCAATGGCCGCCTGAGCCTGAATGAAGCGTTGGGAGAGGCCGGCGGAGTTAATGTGCTGAGCAGCAATGCCGGCAGCGTATACGTGGTGCGCAATGCCGGCGCGGACAAGCCGCTGGTATACCACCTCGACGCCAGTTCACCTGTAGCTTTCGCACTGGCGGAGAACTTTGAATTGCAAGCGAAGGACGTGGTGTATGTAGACGCTTCCAAGCTGGCGGCGTGGAGCCGGGTGATGAGCTTGATTCTGCCAAGCGCGCTATCCGTTACCAACGCGGTGCAGGCGGGAAAATGA
- a CDS encoding MarR family winged helix-turn-helix transcriptional regulator, whose product MSNKSDASKNMAKLGDFMCFAVYSTNLAYSRVYKPVLEKLGLTYPQYVTIICLWEEDNQTVKGLSEKLFLEPSTMTPMLKRLETMGYVRRERDSEDERSVLVSLTDMGRELREKAFAYREVTAKASGLKPEEFRVLQKAIVNLRTNLINASHQNIAAGDKN is encoded by the coding sequence ATGAGCAATAAATCTGACGCCAGCAAGAACATGGCCAAACTCGGCGACTTCATGTGCTTTGCCGTCTATTCGACCAACCTCGCTTATTCGCGCGTCTACAAGCCCGTGCTGGAAAAGCTCGGGCTCACTTACCCGCAATACGTCACCATCATTTGTCTTTGGGAGGAGGACAACCAGACCGTCAAGGGCCTGAGCGAAAAGCTGTTCCTGGAACCGAGCACGATGACGCCCATGCTGAAACGCTTGGAAACGATGGGCTACGTACGCCGTGAGCGCGACAGCGAGGACGAGCGCAGCGTGCTCGTGTCGTTAACTGATATGGGACGGGAGTTGCGGGAAAAAGCCTTCGCCTATCGCGAGGTGACGGCCAAGGCATCCGGCCTAAAGCCGGAGGAGTTTCGAGTGCTGCAAAAAGCCATCGTCAATTTGCGCACCAATCTTATAAATGCATCCCACCAAAACATTGCGGCAGGAGACAAGAATTGA
- a CDS encoding efflux RND transporter periplasmic adaptor subunit, which translates to MKKPSFKLVAIAAALIVVIGGGAVWATSGNSKKPADKEASKPQASLTVTTTKAQSADWPLTMSANGSIAAWQEAVVGSELGGLQLAEVRVNVGDIVKRGQVLARFTNDSVEAQVAQQKAEVEQARAALSEADANAERARTLANSGALSGQQTTQYEVAERSAKAKLMSAQAALDMQQIRLRQTQVLAPDDGVISSRTATVGSVASQGQELFKLIRQNRLEWRAEVNATDLLQIKVGQAVKLKVTNGVVVDGKVRMVAPTVDPLTRNGLVYVDLPVPGSAHAGMFGTGQFVLGSAEALTLPQTAVVMRDGYSYVYQLGKDNKVTQTKVTLGRRIGERIEVASGTNGITPTTVLVEKGAGFLADGDTVRVASEAKPTSASPTPLAMK; encoded by the coding sequence ATGAAAAAGCCATCTTTCAAACTAGTAGCCATTGCGGCAGCGCTGATCGTTGTGATTGGCGGCGGCGCCGTCTGGGCCACCAGCGGTAACAGCAAAAAACCAGCAGATAAAGAAGCCTCCAAGCCACAAGCATCCCTCACGGTAACCACCACCAAGGCGCAAAGCGCCGACTGGCCGCTGACGATGTCGGCCAACGGCAGCATCGCCGCCTGGCAAGAGGCGGTGGTGGGCAGTGAACTGGGTGGATTGCAGCTGGCGGAAGTCCGCGTCAACGTCGGCGATATCGTCAAACGCGGCCAGGTGCTGGCGCGCTTCACCAATGACAGCGTGGAAGCGCAAGTGGCGCAGCAAAAGGCTGAGGTAGAGCAAGCGCGCGCGGCCTTGTCCGAGGCGGACGCCAATGCCGAACGGGCGCGTACGCTGGCCAACAGCGGCGCCTTGAGCGGCCAGCAAACCACGCAGTACGAAGTGGCCGAACGCAGCGCCAAGGCAAAGTTGATGTCGGCCCAGGCTGCTCTGGACATGCAACAGATCCGGTTGCGCCAGACGCAGGTGCTGGCGCCCGATGACGGCGTGATCTCTTCGCGTACGGCGACGGTGGGTTCGGTGGCGTCGCAAGGACAGGAACTGTTCAAGCTTATCCGCCAGAACCGTCTTGAATGGCGTGCCGAAGTGAACGCCACCGACCTGCTGCAGATCAAGGTCGGCCAGGCGGTCAAGCTCAAGGTCACCAATGGCGTGGTAGTAGACGGCAAGGTGCGTATGGTGGCGCCGACTGTGGATCCGCTGACGCGCAACGGCCTGGTGTATGTCGACCTGCCGGTGCCGGGTAGCGCACACGCCGGCATGTTCGGCACCGGTCAGTTCGTACTGGGTAGCGCGGAAGCGCTGACCTTGCCGCAAACCGCAGTGGTGATGCGCGACGGCTATAGCTACGTTTATCAGCTGGGCAAGGACAACAAAGTGACCCAGACCAAAGTGACGCTAGGGCGTCGCATCGGCGAGCGCATTGAAGTGGCAAGCGGGACGAATGGGATTACTCCGACAACGGTCCTGGTGGAAAAGGGCGCTGGATTCCTGGCCGATGGCGACACGGTGCGCGTAGCGTCGGAAGCAAAGCCGACTTCTGCCAGTCCGACGCCGCTGGCGATGAAGTAA
- a CDS encoding polysaccharide biosynthesis tyrosine autokinase, which produces MNAPIQAVSSGEPQHENEIDLAACLDLLFDHRWLIVSITMAVTLLGAIYAFSVKPTYSADILVQVEDGPNSSKSLLGGVSALLDVKAAANSEMELLRSRLVVSRAVDTLQLYVDARPKHFPLFGAWWSGRWPQLSNPGLFGYGGYAWGAERIEVALFNVSEALQNRNFVLTVEPSGQFLLKDDDADINLQGKVGTPLKANNSHGEIELTVAKIVAKPGTQFLLTRKSRLDTIRKLQGAMLISEKGKQSGIIGITLTGENPRLTSNILNEIGHEYVRQNVERISEEYEKSLVFLNEQLPEIKRELEQSESKYNQFRNMHGTIDLGEEAKLALQQSVAAQTKLVELRQKREELLVRFTSDHPAVVGLDRQMKDISIEMRSIGEQIKGLPKLEQDTLRLTRDIKVNTDLYSALLKTAQQTRVAKSGKVGNVRLVDAAVVPEHSVAPRRGVIIALSVFLGLVLGVMCAALRKMLYGGIDSPHELEQALGLSVYATIPHSKKQEELYVEIVAKASKNLLLAQVDPTDLAVESLRSFRTALQFSMLDAASNILLITGPTPGLGKSFISANVAVVLAAAGKRVLLVDVDMRKGQLHQYFGFARENGLSELVAGANTVEQSLRRDVIENLDFLSTGNLPPNPAELLMHENFAKLLQSLAPDYDYVMLDAPPVLAVSDSLIVARQAGAIYMVVRANVSTMGEIKESLKRLQQAGMSNKGILFNGLRMRPGRYGHGSKYGKYRYTEYAY; this is translated from the coding sequence ATGAACGCACCAATACAAGCGGTATCCTCCGGCGAGCCGCAACATGAAAACGAAATCGATCTGGCAGCCTGTCTGGATCTGTTGTTCGACCATCGCTGGCTGATTGTCAGCATTACCATGGCGGTTACTTTGCTGGGAGCGATCTATGCCTTTAGCGTCAAGCCTACATATTCCGCAGACATTCTGGTACAAGTGGAAGATGGACCTAACTCTTCTAAGAGTCTGTTAGGCGGCGTTTCTGCGTTGCTGGACGTGAAGGCGGCCGCTAACTCGGAAATGGAATTGTTGCGTTCGCGTCTGGTGGTGTCGCGCGCGGTAGATACGCTGCAATTGTATGTCGATGCGCGTCCCAAGCATTTTCCCTTGTTTGGCGCCTGGTGGTCAGGCCGCTGGCCGCAGCTTTCCAATCCCGGCTTGTTCGGCTATGGTGGCTATGCCTGGGGTGCGGAGCGCATTGAGGTGGCTTTATTCAATGTATCGGAAGCGCTGCAAAATCGCAATTTTGTTCTGACAGTCGAACCCAGTGGCCAATTCCTTTTGAAGGATGACGATGCCGACATCAACTTGCAGGGAAAGGTCGGGACGCCGCTGAAAGCCAACAACAGCCATGGCGAGATCGAGCTGACGGTAGCGAAGATCGTTGCCAAGCCGGGAACCCAATTTTTGCTGACGCGCAAATCGCGGCTGGATACCATACGAAAATTGCAGGGCGCCATGCTGATTTCAGAAAAGGGAAAGCAGTCAGGCATTATCGGTATTACGCTAACGGGGGAGAATCCGCGTTTGACCAGCAACATCCTCAACGAAATTGGACACGAATATGTACGCCAGAACGTCGAGCGCATCTCTGAGGAATATGAAAAATCCCTGGTTTTCCTGAACGAACAACTGCCGGAGATCAAGCGCGAACTGGAGCAGTCCGAAAGCAAATACAATCAATTCCGCAACATGCATGGGACCATCGACTTGGGTGAAGAAGCCAAGTTAGCGTTGCAGCAATCGGTAGCGGCCCAGACCAAGCTGGTAGAGTTGAGGCAGAAGAGGGAGGAGTTGTTGGTCCGATTCACCAGCGATCATCCGGCGGTTGTCGGTCTGGATCGGCAGATGAAAGATATCAGCATCGAAATGCGCAGTATTGGTGAACAGATCAAAGGTCTGCCGAAGCTGGAGCAGGATACGCTGCGCCTGACGCGGGATATAAAGGTCAACACTGACCTGTATAGCGCCTTGCTGAAGACGGCGCAGCAGACGCGTGTGGCCAAGTCGGGTAAGGTCGGCAATGTGCGCCTGGTTGATGCCGCTGTCGTGCCTGAGCATTCGGTAGCGCCGCGGCGCGGCGTGATAATTGCCTTATCGGTTTTTCTTGGCTTGGTTCTAGGCGTGATGTGCGCGGCGCTGAGGAAAATGCTGTATGGCGGTATCGATAGTCCGCATGAGCTGGAACAAGCGCTGGGCTTGAGCGTTTATGCCACTATCCCACACAGTAAAAAACAGGAAGAGTTATATGTCGAGATCGTTGCCAAGGCGTCAAAGAATTTGCTTCTGGCGCAAGTCGACCCGACCGATCTTGCGGTTGAAAGCCTGCGCAGTTTCCGCACTGCCTTACAATTTTCTATGCTGGACGCAGCAAGCAATATCTTGCTGATTACCGGCCCTACGCCGGGATTGGGAAAATCGTTTATCTCGGCCAATGTGGCGGTGGTACTGGCTGCTGCGGGCAAGCGCGTACTGCTAGTCGATGTTGACATGCGCAAAGGCCAACTGCATCAGTATTTCGGTTTCGCGCGTGAAAATGGCCTGTCGGAACTGGTCGCCGGCGCCAATACCGTGGAACAAAGCTTGCGACGCGATGTGATAGAAAACCTGGATTTTCTTTCCACCGGTAATTTGCCGCCCAATCCTGCTGAATTGCTGATGCATGAAAATTTCGCAAAGCTGCTGCAATCCTTAGCGCCGGACTATGATTATGTGATGCTGGATGCACCGCCGGTGCTGGCGGTATCCGATAGCCTGATTGTCGCGCGTCAGGCAGGTGCAATCTATATGGTTGTCCGCGCCAATGTCAGTACCATGGGCGAAATCAAGGAGTCGCTGAAGCGCTTACAGCAAGCCGGCATGAGCAACAAGGGAATATTGTTCAACGGCTTGAGAATGCGTCCGGGGCGTTATGGCCATGGCAGCAAATATGGAAAATATCGCTACACCGAATATGCTTATTAG
- a CDS encoding alpha/beta fold hydrolase, whose amino-acid sequence MNAKKLLISIATSVALAGTLPLAHAGAPITAIHGTSAKPTVVLVHGAFADSSSWNGVAKRLIAKGYPVLSVANPLRGVASDAQYTASVIGAIKGPLVLVGHSYGGMVISKAAEGNPEVKALVYVAAFAPEQGETVAELAGKFPGGTLGDTLADPVTLADGGKDLYINQGKFAQQFAADVPSQQAALMAAGQRPVTVAALNEAANGSAWKQLPSYFVYGTADRNIPLEGLRFMAKRANAKDIVEVKGASHVLMVSRADVVAKVIEEAADNK is encoded by the coding sequence ATGAATGCCAAGAAATTACTGATCTCCATTGCCACTTCCGTAGCGCTCGCTGGCACGCTGCCGCTGGCGCATGCCGGGGCGCCCATTACCGCTATCCATGGGACATCGGCCAAGCCAACTGTCGTGCTGGTCCACGGCGCCTTCGCCGATTCCAGCAGCTGGAATGGCGTGGCGAAACGGCTTATCGCCAAGGGTTACCCAGTGCTGAGCGTCGCCAACCCGCTACGCGGCGTCGCCAGTGATGCGCAATATACTGCAAGCGTAATCGGCGCCATCAAGGGGCCGCTGGTTCTGGTCGGCCACTCATACGGCGGCATGGTCATTTCCAAGGCCGCCGAAGGCAATCCCGAAGTGAAGGCGCTGGTCTATGTCGCCGCCTTTGCGCCAGAGCAGGGGGAGACGGTCGCTGAACTGGCTGGCAAATTCCCTGGCGGAACGCTCGGCGATACTCTTGCCGATCCTGTGACGCTGGCCGACGGCGGCAAGGACCTCTATATCAACCAAGGCAAGTTCGCGCAGCAGTTTGCCGCCGACGTGCCGTCTCAGCAAGCTGCACTGATGGCAGCTGGTCAGCGTCCGGTGACTGTTGCTGCACTCAATGAAGCGGCGAACGGTTCTGCCTGGAAGCAGTTGCCGTCTTATTTCGTATATGGCACTGCCGACAGGAACATCCCGCTCGAAGGCTTGCGCTTCATGGCCAAGCGAGCCAATGCGAAGGATATCGTCGAGGTGAAGGGGGCTTCCCACGTACTCATGGTCTCGCGCGCGGACGTGGTGGCAAAGGTGATTGAGGAGGCTGCCGATAACAAGTAA